One Xiphophorus hellerii strain 12219 chromosome 1, Xiphophorus_hellerii-4.1, whole genome shotgun sequence DNA segment encodes these proteins:
- the LOC116723574 gene encoding calcitonin gene-related peptide type 1 receptor-like, translating into MWMSLTLSLVAALALGTEVSVPQDVSSLDPAEKPADEADFSNDDLSSLYGNSRHQILLAQYECYLKMIHEPLHTDEGPFCNRTWDGWMCWDDSAPGTSMQMCPSYFIDFDARETATKICNPDGQWFHHPASKRVWTNYTLCSANSKDKLKFTLSLYYLAMAGHGISIISLIISLIIFSYLKSLSCQRISLHKNMFISFIFNSVFTMGWLSMISGGRQTINAINPVSCKILATLVVYTSTSNYFWMLCEGIYLHTLIIVAVFVGEQQLVWYYVLGWVFPIFPALIYAVARGFYFNDTCWISSNSHLLYIIHGPIHAALFVNFFFLLNVIRVLITKLRKTHCAESTTYMKAVRATLILIPLLGVQYILMPWTPHEFDNQVIYCFVAILSNFQGLLVSIILCFCNAEAQTALRRKWVQWKIAWGKTGLGETQFVSHHFSCHTTSSIVETSRATGSAEVPVEVPVEVPVEVPAPAPSHQQTETCHLMPVGQQKTG; encoded by the exons ATGTGGATGAGCCTCACTCTCTCACTCGTGGCTGCATTGGCGCTGGGCACAGAG GTCTCCGTCCCTCAGGATGTGAGCTCACTGGATCCAGCTGAAAAGCCAGCAGACGAGGCAGATTTCAGCAATGACGATTTATCTTCCCTGTATGGAAATTCCAGACATCAGATCTTGTTGGCTCAGTATGAATGTTACCTGAAGATGATTCACGAGCCACTTCACACAGATGAAG GCCCTTTCTGTAACCGTACGTGGGACGGTTGGATGTGTTGGGACGACTCGGCGCCGGGGACTTCCATGCAGATGTGTCCTTCATACTTTATAGACTTTGACGCCAGAG AAACAGCTACCAAAATTTGCAATCCTGATGGCCAGTGGTTCCACCATCCAGCGAGTAAAAGAGTCTGGACCAACTACACACTGTGTTCTGCCAACAGTAAAGACAAACTCAAG TTTACACTCAGTCTCTATTACCTGGCTATGGCCGGTCATGGTATATCCATCATTTCTTTAATCATCAGTTTGATCATCTTCTCCTATTTAAA aagtCTTAGCTGTCAGAGGATCTCTCTccacaaaaacatgttcatctcTTTCATCTTCAACTCTGTGTTTACCATGGGATGGCTTTCAATGATCTCCGGTGGTAGGCAAACCATAAATGCCATCAACCCT GTCAGCTGCAAGATTCTGGCTACTTTGGTTGTGTATACGTCTACCTCCAACTACTTCTGGATGCTGTGTGAGGGCATCTATCTCCACACGCTCATCATAGTGGCCGTCTTTGTGGGGGAACAGCAGCTGGTTTGGTACTATGTCCTGGGATGGG TTTTTCCCATCTTTCCTGCCCTTATATATGCTGTTGCTCGTGGATTCTACTTTAATGACAC GTGTTGGATCAGTTCAAACTCCCACCTCCTCTACATCATTCATGGGCCCATTCATGCTGCACTCTTT gtaaactttttctttctcctgaaCGTCATCCGAGTCCTCATTACCAAGCTGAGGAAGACGCACTGCGCTGAGTCTACCACCTACATGAAGGCGGTGAGAGCCACGCTCATCCTGATCCCTCTGCTGGGAGTCCAGTACATCCTCATGCCCTGGACACCACACGAATTTGATAACCAAGTCATTTACTGCTTTGTGGCGATCCTTTCCAACTTCCAG ggaCTCCTTGTGTCAATTATTCTCTGTTTCTGCAATGCAGAG GCCCAAACAGCGCTGCGCAGGAAGTGGGTTCAGTGGAAGATCGCCTGGGGGAAAACGGGTTTGGGAGAAACTCAGTTCGTCAGCCATCACTTCAGCTGTCACACTACCTCCTCCATCGTGGAGACCAGCCGTGCCACTGGCAGCGCCGAGGTGCCCGTCGAGGTGCCCGTTGAGGTGCCCGTCGAGGTGCCTGCCCCCGCGCCGTCTCACCAACAGACGGAAACCTGTCACCTCATGCCTGTGGGGCAGCAAAAGACAGGATAA